In Anopheles gambiae chromosome 2, idAnoGambNW_F1_1, whole genome shotgun sequence, a single window of DNA contains:
- the LOC1276440 gene encoding dnaJ homolog subfamily C member 13 isoform X1, with protein sequence MANATEAGIDLECFLVTKHSWKGKYKRILSVGSTGVSTYNPDKFDVTNRWPYGEVISVLPNRSGNTAYEFVLNLRKDKKIDTIKLSSENRNEILTSLLKYHKEFAEKPKQTLDDVESPVESFYSSSFPSASSLLHSSSTPAVREERTGGKGVEWTWWLKTIVASFLPLPPPVLPCLPCCTVLKKFNAYKHHWSGTTLPTVLEVTPGSLDQLDPTTSTVLASYNYKDIDGIIGIQDYPNGIVLAYGGHSRLHLFRVENNHEIVQMIVQNAQQYLGIDIKVLKKQISLEQFEQQRFGAYSGDQHQTSLSEFTVQKITPRHSEPMRRILCLTDTTVLERDPQTYSICTLRPLDNVYALVRHADNIQKFSIEYKNGLVRSYITNDRDSLLATLLDAVRSCGNQDVHVRISNTPRGKRVGPLTVSVDEETEANLLRYIISNYQYPVKRIDVMERFNANIPYSGLNYSVTQDSLFAESKERLITGALQALIGSKEDNAQLNNVELEASFHVLRRLLASKVGFAAFTNLPGFREAIGLKVVHALKRNDLAVTYAAIDMINSLMHSDHDLKQEQLNKSSLLHTKAFLEQLLDMWSKHVNLGSGALVLSAMLDFLTFALCVPYSETTDGKQFDLLLEMVAARGRTLYKLFQHPSLAIVKGSGLVMRALIEEGDTAISTQMQTLALDEAALCRHLLVALYTPSNDSTMITHRQLSRHLVGLWITDSDEAMNLLKRIFPAGLLSFLESEEAVPKEDVEEDKLNFRDNLKLAVQHSGNNSKQRLNYLIEKHLEGIKHWGMNLLDVRQEKLQQTQKNRPIVLRNRRQKKKVGEQVVNLPLFFYQFGKNHAMPNLIWNHKTREELRSALENELRQFTADKDLAGSMLVAWNYDEFEVQYQCLADEIKIGDYYIRLLLERDDWPQNLVKNPIELFNALYRRVLCRNRLNDDQLTVTSLQALAKVYKRYYEEIGYFSDMPYILQMLDRCLSPALRDALIILIKNLVLHKSNCRPLTDHVNYLVDLITLAHLHKGRATLNTKTNVIEAGPNMKLHEEKDWYYNVERENEKPERCGPVTFSELKELWSKGVLTPRTRCWAVGMDGWRSLQQIPQLKWCLMAKGTPLFNETELAQHVLDILNKCTSFFPSRARDGEAVLIPGPRLSRKLSEFICLPHIVQVCLTHDPGLLERVATLLCQIMEDNPEMSKVYLTGVFYFMLMYTGSNILPIARFLKMTHMKQAFRSEDSNSQSGIMHRSILGQLLPEAMICFLENHSAEKFAETFLGEFDTPEVIWSSEMRRMLIEKISAHIADFTPKLKGHTMARYPYLAIPVISYPQLENELFCHIFYLRHLCDTAKFPNWPIPDPVQLLKHTLDAWRKEVEKKPSEMTVQQAYLDLDFDVSKNPHPEESAIRKAYYRLAQMYHPDKNPNGREIFERVNRAYEFLCSRNALNTDGPNPSNIVLILRTQSILFERYSEELRPYKYAGYPQLIKTIRLETKDDQLFSKTVPLLSAASELCYHTVHCSALNAEELRREEGIEALLDAYSRCVSIMGVDSKRDSLHYEVISNITRCFDVACCFDSCRKKILELPQLIADVCRVVYFKHSLSVSLVTSLAVNNVELQCNLVRNGVLWSLMLFLFDYDFTLDESGVTSEEKSNTQQVANNLAKLSLLACVALAGYSMTLLDDPKSAVLRATSAAVTGSTKSTASNSPSGGRSDSPLTVATRQTNQTYSQNASNLIQNNSSLIQSVANIDKVLQERKNSDAAAVTGDEAEPPAECEKGLQNKKYKISALQAPANAVVKHILDQLLTPYVAGKMVTDSEQHVLKMLNSNTRNPYLIWDNGTRAQLTDFLEHQRTVASKEQYEDVSEIHELVQGFSYDAHRDELKIGGIFIRVYNEMPTFPITNPKSFVIDLLEFLKQGYNHLHGTAAPSNASANPVPASQALTGGILVPTKAWKPMVPAPPPKRPAGLQSPAATTPGSDISAVLSEYARSKQRNQLERTAGSVDGGSAQRYDFTNNPHAVRHLLMALQALISVIKSNTNVEMQCIGHFEMLFGLLSTSECGADNRTIKTLALEVVCLVSRNKECVTEIAACEIVGRYLIVLKDPDLREHQPRVLETLSGLLNVPKMIKEAHTKGAVVYLLDLFCNSNNPAIREQCAELLAKMNADKLSGPKVRITLCKYLPPVFLDAMIDSTSVAVQMYESTHEHPELIWNDDIRACVSDAVRDAADSFHVQQRRNAKAAWRDPEILPELLSSEVVVSGVYLRLYVSNPGWTLRKPKQFLADLLDFIVDSISRSGMDRDVLDLATTALVLLLNAQPNLADSIPVLGHIPKFFRQLSVQPKSALTVLHQLSLSEICVSAISQTECIPSLKSCMEHHRDLTSTACETLSRLFKCQHDSLIRQSLECQLIPYLVALLDSRLVLANNPAMVKAQIVATLKAMSANLTYGDRVTHLLNQYPIWAEYRDQKHDLFITDTDVRGYLMGAPNTTAGYLTQGPAKNVEVLTSPPPIDRDDPLFARSNSSGGSV encoded by the exons GATGATGTAGAAAGTCCTGTCGAGTCGTTCTATTCGTCATCTTTCCCATCAGCTTCTTCATTGCTCCATTCCTCCTCCACACCCGCCGTCCGGGAAGAGCGCACCGGTGGCAAGGGGGTTGAGTGGACGTGGTGGTTAAAGACAATTGTAGCATCCTTTCTACCGCTGCCACCACCGGTTCTGCCATGTTTGCCGTGCTGTACGGTGCTAAAA AAATTCAATGCCTACAAACATCACTGGTCCGGCACGACGCTGCCCACCGTGCTGGAAGTGACGCCGGGCTCGCTGGATCAGCTCGATCCCACCACCAGCACGGTGCTGGCCAGCTACAACTACAAGGACATCGATGGCATCATCGGCATACAGGACTACCCGAACGGGATCGTGCTGGCGTACGGTGGCCACAGCCGGTTGCATCTGTTTCGCGTGGAGAACAACCACGAGATCGTGCAGATGATCGTGCAGAACGCGCAGCAGTACCTGGGCATCGACATCAAGGTGCTGAAGAAGCAAATCTCGCTCGAGCAGTTCGAGCAGCAGCGGTTCGGCGCGTACAGTGGCGACCAGCATCAGACGTCCCTGTCGGAGTTCACCGTGCAGAAGATAACGCCGCGCCATTCGGAACCGATGCGCCGGATTCTGTGCCTCACCGATACGACCGTGCTCGAGCGCGACCCGCAAACGTACAGCATCTGCACGCTGCGACCGCTGGACAACGTGTACGCGCTGGTCCGGCACGCGGACAACATtcagaagttttcgatcgagTACAAGAATGGGCTGGTGCGGTCGTACATTACGAACGATCGCGACTCGCTGCTGGCCACGCTGCTGGACGCGGTACGGTCCTGCGGCAACCAGGATGTACACGTGCGCATCTCGAACACGCCACGGGGCAAGCGGGTCGGTCCGCTGACGGTGAGCGTGGACGAGGAGACGGAGGCGAACCTGCTGCGATACATCATCAGCAACTATCAGTATCCGGTGAAGCGTATCGATGTGATGGAGCGATTCAACGCTAACATTCCGTACAGTGGGCTCAACTACAGTGTCACGCAGGAT AGTCTTTTTGCGGAAAGCAAGGAACGGCTGATAACGGGTGCACTGCAGGCCCTGATCGGCAGCAAGGAAGATAACGCGCAGCTAAACAACGTCGAGCTGGAGGCATCGTTCCACGTGCTGCGCCGGCTGCTGGCTAGCAAAGTGGGCTTCGCCGCATTCACGAATCTCCCCGGGTTCCGGGAAGCGATCGGGCTGAAGGTGGTGCACGCCCTCAAGCGCAACGATCTGGCTGTGACGTACGCTGCCATCGATATGATCAACTCGCTGATGCACTCCGACCACGATCTGAAGCAGGAGCAGCTGAACAAGTCGTCGCTGCTGCACACGAAGGCCTTCCTCGAGCAGCTGCTGGACatgtggagcaagcacgtgAACCTGGGCAGCGGGGCGCTGGTACTGTCCGCGATGTTGGACTTTCTTACGTTCGCGCTGTGCGTACCGTACAGCGAGACGACGGATGGCAAGCAGTTCGATTTGCTGCTCGAGATGGTCGCTGCGCGGGGCCGTACGCTGTACAAGCTGTTTCAGCATCCTTCGCTGGCGATTGTAAAGGGCAGCGGGCTGGTAATGCGAGCGCTGATTGAGGAAGGCGATACGGCCATATCGACGCAGATGCAAACGCTAGCGCTGGACGAGGCGGCCCTCTGCCGGCACCTGCTGGTGGCACTATACACACCGTCGAACGATTCCACGATGATCACCCACCGTCAGCTGTCGCGGCATCTGGTGGGCCTGTGGATAACGGACAGTGACGAAGCGATGAATCTATTGAAGCGAATTTTC ccCGCAGGCTTGCTGTCATTTCTGGAAAGCGAAGAGGCCGTGCCGAAGGAAGATGTCGAGGAGGACAAGCTAAACTTCCGCGACAATCTGAAGCTGGCGGTGCAACATTCCGGCAACAATAGCAAGCAGCGCCTGAACTACTTAATCGAGAAGCATCTCGAGGGCATCAAGCACTGGGGCATGAATCTGCTCGACGTGCGCCAGGAGAAGCTGCAGCAGACGCAAAAGAATCGCCCGATCGTGCTGCGCAACCGGcgccagaagaagaaggtcgGCGAACAGGTGGTCAATTTGCCGTTGTTTTTCTACCAGTTCGGGAAGAACCACGCAATGCCGAACCTGATCTGGAACCACAAGACGCGCGAAGAGCTACGGTCGGCGCTGGAGAATGAGCTGCGCCAGTTCACCGCCGACAAGGATCTGGCCGGAAGCATGCTGGTGGCGTGGAACTACGACGAGTTTGAGGTGCAGTACCAGTGTCTGGCGGATGAGATTAAGATAGGAGATTATTACATTCGGTTGCTGCTGGAGCGGGACGATTGGCCGCAGAATTTGGTGAAAAATCC cATCGAACTGTTCAACGCGCTGTATCGGAGGGTGTTGTGCCGGAATCGATTGAACGATGATCAGCTTACGGTGACCTCGCTGCAAGCGCTAGCCAAAGTGTACAAACGGTACTACGAGGAAATTGGATACTTCAGTGATATGCCGTACATACTGCAAATGTTAGATAGG TGTCTTTCTCCAGCGCTCCGGGACGCACTGATCATACTGATCAAGAATCTAGTACTGCACAAATCCAACTGTCGCCCGCTAACCGACCACGTCAACTATCTGGTCGATCTGATCACCCTGGCCCACCTGCACAAAGGACGCGCAACACTGAACACCAAAACGAACGTGATCGAGGCCGGTCCAAACATGAAGCTGCACGAGGAGAAGGACTGGTACTACAATGTGGAGCGCGAGAACGAAAAGCCGGAGCGCTGCGGTCCGGTGACGTTTTCCGAGCTGAAGGAGCTCTGGTCGAAGGGCGTGCTGACGCCCCGCACGCGCTGCTGGGCGGTCGGCATGGACGGGTGGCGCTCGCTGCAACAAATACCTCAGCTAAAGTGGTGCCTGATGGCGAAGGGCACGCCGCTGTTCAACGAGACGGAGCTGGCCCAGCACGTGCTGGACATACTGAACAAGTGCACCAGCTTCTTCCCGAGCCGGGCCCGGGACGGCGAGGCGGTCCTCATCCCTGGCCCGCGGCTGTCGCGCAAGCTGTCCGAGTTCATCTGCCTGCCGCACATCGTGCAGGTGTGCCTGACGCACGATCCGGGCCTGCTGGAGCGCGTGGCCACGCTGCTCTGCCAGATCATGGAGGACAACCCGGAAATGTCGAAGGTGTACCTGACGGGTGTGTTCTACTTCATGCTAATGTACACCGGCAGTAACATTCTGCCGATCGCTCGCTTCCTGAAGATGACGCACATGAAGCAAGCGTTCCGCAGCGAGGACAGCAACTCGCAGTCGGGCATTATGCATCGTAGCATTCTCGGGCAGCTGCTGCCGGAAGCGATGATCTGCTTCCTGGAGAATCACAGTGCGGAAAAGTTTGCCGAAACGTTCCTGGGCGAGTTCGACACGCCGGAGGTGATATGGAGCTCGGAGATGAGGCGCATGCTAATCGAAAAGATTTCGGCGCATATTGCCGATTTCACGCCGAAGCTGAAGGGACACACGATGGCCCGGTACCCGTACCTGGCCATACCGGTCATCAGCTATCCGCAGCTGGAGAATGAACTGTTCTGTCACATCTTCTACCTGCGGCATCTGTGCGATACGGCCAAGTTCCCCAACTGGCCCATACCGGATCCG GTGCAACTGTTAAAGCACACGCTCGATGCTTGGCGCAAAGAGGTCGAGAAGAAGCCTTCGGAGATGACCGTACAGCAGGCGTACCTCGATTTGGACTTTGACGTGAGCAAAAACCCCCACCCAGAAGAGTCGGCCATCCGGAAGGCTTACTACCGGCTGGCCCAGATGTACCATCCGGACAAAAATCCCAACGGCAGG GAAATCTTCGAACGCGTTAACCGTGCGTACGAGTTTCTGTGCTCGCGCAACGCGCTCAACACGGACGGGCCGAACCCGAGCAACATTGTGCTGATACTGCGCACCCAGTCGATCCTGTTCGAGCGCTACTCGGAGGAGCTGCGCCCGTACAAGTACGCCGGCTATCCGCAGCTCATCAAAACGATCCGCCTGGAAACGAAGGACGACCAGCTGTTCTCCAAAACGGTGCCGCTGCTGAGCGCTGCGTCCGAGCTGTGCTACCACACGGTACACTGTTCGGCGCTGAACGCCGAAGAGCTGCGGCGCGAGGAAGGCATCGAGGCGCTGCTCGACGCGTACTCGCGCTGCGTGTCCATCATGGGCGTCGATTCCAAGCGCGACTCGCTGCACTACGAGGTGATCTCGAACATTACGCGCTGCTTCGATGTGGCCTGCTGCTTCGACAGCTGCCGGAAGAAGATCCTCGAGCTGCCGCAGCTGATCGCGGACGTGTGCCGGGTGGTGTACTTTAAGCACTCGCTCTCGGTCAGCCTCGTTACCAGCCTGGCGGTGAACAACGTGGAGCTGCAGTGCAATCTCGTGCGCAACGGTGTCCTCTGGTCGCTGATGCTGTTCCTGTTCGATTACGACTTTACCCTCGATGAGAGTGGCGTCACGTCGGAGGAGAAGTCGAACACGCAGCAGGTAGCGAACAATCTGGCCAAACTGTCGCTGCTCGCCTGCGTCGCCCTGGCCGGCTACAGTATGACGCTGCTGGACGACCCCAAGTCGGCTGTACTGAGGGCGACATCGGCAGCAGTGACCGGTTCTACCAAATCCACCGCTAGCAACAGTCCCTCCGGTGGGCGAAGCGATTCCCCGCTCACGGTAGCGACGCGGCAAACCAACCAAACGTACTCGCAAAACGCATCCAACCTGATACAGAACAACTCGAGCCTGATCCAGTCGGTGGCCAACATCGATAAGGTACtgcaggaaaggaaaaacagcGATGCGGCGGCAGTGACCGGTGACGAAGCGGAACCACCGGCAGAATGTGAAAAGGGTTTGCAGAACAAGAAGTACAAAATCAGTGCGCTGCAGGCGCCGGCGAATGCGGTGGTGAAGCATATCCTGGACCAGCTGCTGACGCCGTACGTGGCGGGCAAGATGGTGACGGACAGCGAGCAGCACGTGCTGAAGATGCTGAACTCGAACACGCGCAACCCGTATCTGATATGGGACAATGGGACGCGGGCCCAGCTGACGGACTTTCTCGAGCATCAGCGCACGGTCGCGTCGAAGGAGCAGTACGAAGACGTGTCGGAAATACACGAGCTGGTGCAAGGTTTCTCGTACGATGCGCATCG CGACGAGCTTAAGATTGGTGGAATTTTCATCCGCGTGTACAACGAAATGCCCACGTTTCCGATAACGAACCCGAAAAGCTTCGTGATCGATCTGCTCGAGTTTCTCAAGCAGGGCTACAATCACCTGCACGGAACGGCAGCTCCATCGAACGCAAGTGCCAATCCGGTTCCCGCCAGCCAAGCGCTAACTGGTGGCATCTTGGTCCCTACGAAAGCGTGGAAGCCGATGGTACCGGCACCTCCTCCGAAGCGTCCGGCCGGTTTGCAATCGCCAGCCGCAACGACCCCCGGCAGCGACATCAGTGCCGTGCTGAGCGAGTACGCCCGCTCGAAGCAGCGCAACCAGCTGGAACGGACAGCCGGCAGTGTCGATGGTGGTTCCGCGCAGCGGTACGATTTCACTAACAATCCGCACGCCGTCCGGCACCTGCTGATGGCACTGCAGGCCCTCATCTCCGTGATCAAATCGAACACCAACGTCGAAATGCAGTGCATCGGACACTTTGAAATGCTGTTCGGGCTGCTCTCGACGAGCGAGTGCGGAGCGGACAATCGCACGATCAAAACGCTAGCGCTCGAGGTCGTCTGTCTGGTGTCGCGCAACAAGGAGTGCGTGACCGAGATAGCGGCCTGCGAGATCGTTGGCCGCTACTTGATCGTGCTGAAGGATCCGGACCTGCGCGAGCATCAGCCGCGCGTGCTGGAAACCCTGTCCGGGCTGCTGAACGTGCCCAAGATGATCAAGGAGGCGCACACGAAGGGTGCGGTCGTCTATCTGCTCGATCTGTTCTGCAACTCCAACAACCCGGCGATACGGGAACAGTGTGCCGAGCTGCTGGCGAAGATGAACGCGGACAAGCTGAGCGGGCCGAAGGTGCGCATCACGCTGTGCAAGTATCTGCCGCCCGTCTTCCTGGACGCGATGATCGACTCCACCTCGGTCGCGGTGCAGATGTACGAGTCGACGCACGAGCACCCGGAGCTGATCTGGAACGACGACATCCGGGCGTGCGTGTCGGACGCGGTGCGCGACGCGGCGGACAGCTTCCACGTGCAGCAGCGGCGCAACGCCAAGGCGGCCTGGCGCGATCCGGAGATACTGCCCGAGCTGCTGTCGAGCGAGGTGGTCGTGTCGGGCGTGTACCTGCGCCTGTACGTGTCCAATCCGGGCTGGACGCTGCGCAAACCGAAACAGTTCCTGGCCGACCTGCTGGACTTCATCGTGGACAGTATCAGCCGGAGCGGCATGGACAGGGACGTGCTGGATCTGGCCACGACcgcgctggtgctgctgctgaacgcACAGCCCAACCTGGCCGACTCGATACCGGTGCTGGGGCACATACCGAAGTTTTTCCGCCAGCTTTCCGTTCAGCCAAAGAGTGCCCTCACAGTATTGCATCAGCTTTCCCTTTCGGAG ATCTGTGTCAGCGCAATCTCCCAGACGGAATGTATACCGTCGTTGAAATCTTGCATGGAGCACCATCGGGATCTGACGTCGACGGCGTGCGAAACGTTGAGTCGATTATTCAAATGTCAGCAT GATTCACTGATTCGTCAATCACTCGAGTGTCAATTAATTCCCTACCTGGTCGCGCTGCTCGACAGCCGGCTCGTGCTGGCGAACAATCCGGCCATGGTAAAGGCGCAGATTGTTGCCACGCTGAAAGCGATGAGCGCCAACCTCACGTACGGCGATCGGGTCACGCATCTGCTCAACCAGTACCCGATCTGGGCGGAGTACCGTGACCAGAAGCACGATCTCTTCATAACCGATACGGACGTGCGCGGATATCTAATGG GCGCACCGAACACGACCGCTGGCTATTTGACGCAAGGGCCGGCAAAGAACGTCGAAGTGCTCACTTCGCCACCGCCCATCGATCGGGATGATCCACTGTTTGcgcgcagcaacagcagcggtgGGAGTGTGTAG